The following proteins are encoded in a genomic region of Pelodictyon phaeoclathratiforme BU-1:
- the def gene encoding peptide deformylase produces MILPINIYSDDILRLKAKPLKGVDSAIEELIASMFESMRNASGIGLAAPQVGRSIRLLVLDVSCVSKCEHEKPMVVINPHILSVRGHNDMEEGCLSVPGVQGYVVRPAAITLKYRDEHFAERTGEFSGMVARVIQHEIDHLDGTLFVDRMEKRDRKKIQKELTALASGIVDTEYPVVEREVVPIAKPT; encoded by the coding sequence ATGATTTTACCGATCAATATCTATAGTGACGATATTCTTCGATTGAAAGCAAAGCCACTGAAGGGCGTTGACAGTGCAATTGAAGAGCTGATAGCCTCCATGTTCGAGTCAATGCGTAATGCTTCGGGTATTGGTTTGGCTGCGCCCCAGGTCGGGCGGTCGATTCGATTGCTGGTGCTTGACGTCTCATGTGTGAGCAAGTGTGAGCATGAAAAACCGATGGTGGTGATTAATCCTCATATTCTTTCGGTCAGGGGCCACAATGATATGGAAGAGGGCTGCCTGAGTGTTCCTGGTGTTCAGGGCTATGTTGTCCGCCCGGCGGCGATTACTCTGAAATATCGTGACGAGCATTTTGCAGAGCGGACTGGTGAGTTTTCCGGTATGGTTGCCAGAGTGATTCAGCATGAGATTGATCATCTTGACGGGACTCTTTTTGTCGACAGGATGGAGAAACGAGATCGTAAAAAGATCCAGAAAGAGCTTACTGCTTTGGCTTCAGGAATTGTTGATACAGAGTACCCTGTTGTTGAACGTGAAGTTGTTCCGATAGCAAAACCCACATGA
- a CDS encoding response regulator, protein MKNLSDIVVLFVDDEADILSSLNRFLRKEPYQKFFAETTVKALELLECHDVAIVISDFNMPDMNGLELINLVKQRHPEIVPLIISGHESVGKIIESSHPRTIFRFITKPVEPITLRKVINDAIHFYRYEAGENTESLLTKTV, encoded by the coding sequence ATGAAGAATCTTTCTGACATCGTGGTGCTTTTTGTTGATGATGAAGCTGATATTCTCAGTTCTTTAAACCGTTTTCTTCGTAAAGAGCCTTACCAGAAATTCTTCGCAGAAACCACAGTAAAAGCTCTTGAGTTGCTTGAATGCCATGATGTTGCTATTGTTATTTCAGATTTCAATATGCCGGACATGAACGGCCTGGAACTCATAAACCTGGTCAAACAGCGTCATCCTGAAATTGTTCCCCTTATTATTTCCGGTCATGAAAGTGTTGGGAAGATTATAGAATCCTCTCATCCCCGCACTATTTTTCGTTTCATCACAAAACCGGTTGAACCGATAACGTTAAGAAAGGTTATCAATGACGCTATTCACTTCTACCGTTATGAGGCCGGAGAGAATACAGAGTCCCTGCTGACAAAAACTGTGTGA
- the guaB gene encoding IMP dehydrogenase, which yields MKKILYEALTFDDVLLIPAYSCILPKETTTESRLTKTITLKIPLVSAAMDTVTESGLAIALARAGGIGIIHKNLTIETQAREVAKVKRYESGIIRNPFTLYEDATMQDALDLMLRHSISGIPVIARPECEGSSDRKLKGIVTNRDLRIKPEPDAKIRNIMTSKNLITAREDVDLQKAEEILLSNKIEKLLITDSDGNLKGLITFKDIQQRKQFPNACKDNQGHLRVGAAVGISANTPERVRALVDAGVDVVAVDTAHGHSRAVLEMVKSIKGSWPELQVIAGNVATSEAVRDLIEAGADCVKVGIGPGSICTTRIVAGVGMPQLTAIINCAEEAAKTNTPIIADGGVKYSGDIAKALAAGADSVMIGSIFAGTDESPGETILYEGRKFKTYRGMGSLGAMSEPDGSSDRYFQDASSESKKYVPEGIEGRIPAKGLLDEVVYQLIGGLKSAMGYCGVSCIEELKTNTRFVRITSAGLRESHPHDVKITKEAPNYSTSM from the coding sequence ATGAAGAAGATTCTCTATGAAGCACTGACGTTTGACGATGTTCTTCTTATCCCGGCTTACTCCTGTATTCTTCCAAAGGAAACAACAACTGAAAGCCGACTCACCAAGACTATTACACTTAAGATACCGCTGGTAAGTGCAGCAATGGACACAGTGACAGAATCGGGGCTTGCTATTGCCCTGGCTCGTGCTGGTGGTATCGGTATTATCCACAAGAACCTGACTATTGAGACGCAGGCACGTGAAGTCGCCAAAGTTAAACGATATGAAAGCGGTATCATCCGTAATCCGTTTACCCTGTATGAAGATGCCACAATGCAGGATGCACTTGATCTCATGCTTCGCCACTCCATTTCAGGCATCCCGGTCATCGCACGCCCGGAATGTGAAGGCAGCTCAGACAGAAAACTTAAAGGCATCGTCACCAACAGGGATCTTCGCATCAAACCGGAGCCCGATGCAAAAATCAGAAACATCATGACCAGCAAGAACCTCATTACCGCTCGTGAGGATGTTGATCTTCAAAAAGCCGAAGAAATTCTGCTTTCCAACAAGATCGAAAAACTGCTCATTACCGATAGTGACGGAAACCTTAAAGGGTTGATTACCTTCAAGGATATTCAGCAACGGAAACAGTTCCCCAATGCGTGCAAAGACAATCAGGGGCACTTGAGGGTAGGCGCTGCTGTTGGTATCAGTGCCAATACACCTGAAAGGGTCAGAGCCCTGGTTGATGCGGGTGTCGATGTAGTTGCGGTTGATACCGCTCACGGTCACAGCAGGGCTGTGCTTGAAATGGTCAAGAGCATCAAGGGATCCTGGCCTGAGCTGCAGGTCATCGCTGGCAATGTTGCTACGTCTGAAGCGGTTAGAGACCTTATCGAAGCTGGCGCCGACTGCGTAAAAGTTGGTATCGGTCCTGGCAGTATCTGCACCACCCGCATTGTGGCCGGTGTCGGCATGCCTCAGTTGACTGCAATTATCAACTGTGCGGAGGAAGCGGCAAAAACCAATACACCAATCATTGCAGATGGTGGCGTCAAATACAGCGGCGATATTGCCAAAGCTCTCGCTGCAGGAGCAGATTCCGTCATGATTGGAAGTATTTTTGCCGGAACCGACGAAAGTCCGGGAGAGACGATTCTCTATGAGGGAAGGAAATTCAAAACCTATCGTGGCATGGGTTCTCTCGGAGCCATGTCGGAACCTGATGGAAGCAGCGACCGCTATTTCCAGGACGCGTCAAGTGAGTCGAAGAAATATGTGCCCGAGGGAATTGAGGGTCGTATCCCGGCAAAAGGGCTGCTTGATGAGGTAGTGTACCAGCTTATCGGAGGATTGAAATCGGCGATGGGTTACTGCGGAGTCTCCTGCATTGAGGAGCTGAAAACCAACACCCGTTTTGTACGCATCACCTCGGCTGGCCTCAGGGAGAGCCACCCGCATGATGTCAAGATCACCAAGGAAGCGCCGAATTATTCTACTTCGATGTAG
- a CDS encoding Txe/YoeB family addiction module toxin, which yields MYTILFMTQAQKDAKKLGASGLKKKVLQLINIIKDNPYKYPPEFEYLKGDMKGLISRRINKQHRLVYEVIEEAKIIKVYRMWTHYE from the coding sequence ATGTACACCATACTCTTCATGACCCAGGCTCAAAAGGATGCAAAAAAACTTGGGGCGAGTGGTTTGAAGAAAAAAGTGCTTCAATTAATAAATATTATCAAGGATAATCCCTACAAATATCCGCCTGAGTTTGAATATTTAAAGGGTGATATGAAGGGATTGATCAGTAGAAGGATTAACAAACAACATCGCCTTGTCTACGAAGTTATTGAAGAGGCCAAGATCATTAAGGTGTATCGCATGTGGACTCATTATGAATAA
- the bchH gene encoding magnesium chelatase subunit H — MSNRRKIVAIVGLEQYNAGLWKKIKGLLSSEAELTQLSDVDLEKKHPEAARAIQEADCVFMSMINFKEQIDWFKKQLDQSSNEKTIFIFESMPEAMALTKVGNYSVGDGKAGMPDMVKKVAKMLVKGRDEDALYGYMKLMKIMRTILPLVPSKAKDFKNWLMVYSYWMQPTAENIANMFRLILREYFNEKVTVGAIVDVPNMGIYHPDAPAYFTDVKSYKNWLKKRGINIDKGQKIGLLFFRKHLLQEKTYIDNTIRVLEKRGIHLFPSFVMGVEGHVLVRDWLVKENIDLLVNMMGFGLVGGPAGSTKPGTAAEARHEIMTKLDVPYIVAQPLLTQGFESWKELGVSPMQMTFTYAIPEMDGAICPVILGALQDGKIETVPERIDRLAGVVSQWLRLRATANRDKKVAFIVYDYPPGLGKKASAALLDVPRTLLAALQRLKKEGYNVGQLPETADALFTALDQATDHQIKQHQPDALKVNYETFKTLTSSRERERIEERWQKFPGEIVPIGENDVFIGGIRFGNIFVGVQPRIGVQGDPMRLLFDKANTPHHQYIAFYRWISREFQAHAMVHVGMHGSVEWMPGLQTGLTGDCWPDALLGEVPHIYIYPVNNPSESTIAKRRGLATMVSHVVPPLSRAGLYKELPALKELLVDFRERNFSASASASPSGEVDASGFEEAIMQKAELLNLTDDCPRRESEGFTDYVSRLYIYISELENRLISNSLHVFGEASPLEAQIITVTETLKNRDEEAKTLPTLLMSASGKNGHFSSYAELTSRSRKGDEEAIRLREWVDTACRDFVQQVLFDRKNAAGAFSSITGGSRIPADYIPFVEQLMREGSMLLVALRDNTGELDSLMKVLNGRYISSGPGGDLVRDGINVLPSGRNIHSIDPWRIPSVLAFKRGTLIADSIVKKHLEENGGEYPETIAQVLWGLDTIKTKGEAVAVVIRLLGGEPSYDAFGKISHYSLVPLDRLRRPRIDVLMQLSPIFRDAFGLLMDQLDRLVKDAAKADEPVEMNYVKKHVDEALASGMEFETATARQFTQAPGAYGTYVDDMIEDSAWESENDLDDLFIRRNSSAYGGGRKGENESAILQKLLGSVDRVVHQVDSTEFGISDIDHYFSSSGSLQLAARRRNTKPGDVKLNYVESFTSDIKVDDAEKSLRIEYRSKLLNPKWFEGMLKHGHSGAGEISNRVTYMLGWDAVTKSVDDWVYKKTAETYALDPEMRERLATLNPQAIKNIVGRMLEAHGRGMWKADQNMIDELQEIYADLEDRLEGLTDDE, encoded by the coding sequence ATGTCTAATCGCCGTAAAATTGTTGCTATTGTTGGTCTTGAGCAGTATAACGCTGGTCTCTGGAAAAAGATCAAGGGGCTTCTTTCCAGCGAAGCCGAATTAACCCAGTTGAGTGATGTTGATCTTGAAAAAAAGCATCCTGAAGCGGCCAGGGCAATTCAGGAGGCGGACTGTGTTTTCATGAGCATGATCAATTTCAAGGAGCAGATCGACTGGTTCAAGAAACAGCTTGATCAATCGAGTAACGAAAAGACCATCTTTATTTTTGAGTCCATGCCTGAAGCGATGGCATTGACCAAGGTAGGGAATTATTCGGTAGGAGATGGAAAGGCTGGCATGCCGGATATGGTTAAAAAAGTGGCGAAAATGCTGGTGAAGGGTCGTGATGAGGATGCCCTCTATGGTTATATGAAGCTCATGAAGATCATGCGCACCATTCTTCCCCTTGTGCCAAGCAAAGCCAAGGATTTCAAGAACTGGCTGATGGTTTACTCCTACTGGATGCAGCCGACAGCAGAGAATATCGCCAATATGTTCCGGCTTATTCTGCGGGAATATTTTAACGAAAAGGTTACTGTCGGGGCGATTGTTGATGTTCCGAATATGGGGATTTATCATCCTGATGCACCAGCCTATTTTACGGATGTCAAGAGCTATAAAAACTGGTTAAAAAAGCGTGGGATCAATATTGACAAGGGCCAGAAAATTGGTCTTTTATTTTTTCGTAAACACCTGCTGCAGGAAAAAACCTATATCGATAACACGATTCGCGTGCTCGAAAAACGGGGTATTCATCTGTTCCCATCCTTTGTGATGGGTGTGGAGGGACATGTTCTGGTGCGGGACTGGCTTGTCAAGGAAAATATCGATCTTCTGGTTAATATGATGGGTTTTGGCCTCGTAGGAGGCCCTGCCGGATCGACTAAGCCTGGCACGGCTGCTGAGGCGCGTCACGAAATCATGACAAAACTTGACGTCCCCTACATTGTTGCTCAGCCACTTCTGACCCAGGGATTTGAATCCTGGAAAGAGCTTGGTGTCTCTCCCATGCAGATGACCTTTACCTACGCCATTCCTGAGATGGATGGTGCGATCTGTCCGGTTATTCTTGGAGCATTGCAGGATGGCAAAATAGAGACGGTTCCTGAGCGCATTGACCGGCTTGCTGGCGTTGTCAGTCAGTGGCTTCGCTTGCGTGCAACGGCCAACAGGGATAAAAAAGTTGCGTTTATTGTCTACGATTATCCTCCCGGCCTCGGCAAAAAAGCCAGTGCGGCGCTGCTTGATGTTCCCAGAACGCTTTTGGCCGCCTTGCAACGGTTGAAAAAAGAGGGCTACAATGTTGGCCAGCTTCCCGAAACGGCTGATGCGCTCTTTACAGCCCTTGATCAGGCAACCGATCACCAGATTAAACAGCATCAGCCGGATGCCCTGAAAGTTAATTATGAGACTTTCAAAACGCTGACCTCCTCAAGGGAGCGCGAACGTATTGAGGAGCGGTGGCAGAAATTTCCTGGAGAAATTGTGCCGATCGGTGAAAACGATGTTTTTATCGGAGGCATACGGTTTGGCAATATTTTTGTCGGTGTTCAGCCACGAATTGGTGTGCAGGGCGATCCCATGCGCTTGCTTTTCGACAAGGCCAATACACCGCACCATCAGTATATCGCATTCTATCGCTGGATAAGCCGGGAGTTTCAGGCTCACGCCATGGTTCATGTAGGAATGCATGGATCGGTCGAGTGGATGCCGGGACTTCAGACAGGTCTTACCGGCGATTGTTGGCCGGATGCTCTTCTTGGAGAGGTTCCGCATATCTACATCTATCCGGTGAACAATCCCAGTGAATCCACCATTGCCAAGCGGCGCGGATTGGCTACCATGGTTTCCCATGTTGTACCACCGCTCTCTCGTGCCGGCCTCTACAAGGAGCTTCCTGCATTGAAAGAGTTGCTTGTCGATTTCCGGGAGAGAAATTTTTCAGCTTCAGCCTCAGCTTCTCCGAGTGGGGAGGTCGATGCTTCTGGTTTTGAAGAGGCCATTATGCAGAAAGCTGAACTGCTCAATCTGACCGATGATTGTCCCCGTCGTGAGAGCGAAGGGTTCACTGATTATGTCAGCAGGCTCTATATCTATATCAGCGAACTTGAAAACCGGCTGATTTCCAACTCCCTTCATGTTTTCGGTGAGGCGAGTCCTCTTGAAGCGCAGATCATCACCGTCACGGAAACCCTTAAAAACCGGGATGAAGAGGCAAAAACTCTGCCGACTCTTCTTATGAGCGCTTCGGGGAAGAATGGACACTTCAGCAGCTATGCTGAATTGACCAGTCGCTCAAGAAAGGGAGACGAAGAGGCTATCCGCCTGCGTGAGTGGGTCGATACGGCGTGCCGTGATTTTGTCCAGCAGGTGTTGTTTGACCGTAAAAATGCAGCAGGAGCCTTTTCTTCGATAACAGGAGGATCGCGCATTCCGGCTGATTATATCCCCTTTGTTGAACAGTTGATGAGGGAGGGCTCAATGCTCCTTGTTGCGCTTCGCGACAATACCGGTGAGCTTGATTCCCTGATGAAGGTACTCAATGGCCGTTATATCTCTTCCGGTCCAGGAGGTGACCTGGTGCGGGACGGTATCAATGTACTTCCTTCGGGTCGCAATATTCACTCTATCGATCCATGGAGAATTCCCTCGGTACTTGCTTTCAAGCGGGGGACGCTGATTGCTGACAGTATTGTTAAAAAGCATCTTGAGGAAAATGGTGGAGAGTATCCTGAAACCATCGCCCAGGTGCTCTGGGGTCTCGACACCATTAAAACCAAGGGTGAAGCCGTAGCCGTTGTGATCAGGTTGCTCGGGGGGGAGCCATCCTATGATGCTTTTGGTAAAATCAGTCACTACAGTTTGGTGCCGCTTGACAGGCTCCGCCGTCCACGGATTGATGTGCTCATGCAGCTCAGCCCGATTTTCCGTGATGCTTTCGGCCTTCTCATGGATCAGCTCGACCGACTTGTCAAGGATGCAGCCAAAGCTGATGAGCCTGTGGAGATGAACTATGTTAAAAAACATGTCGATGAGGCGCTTGCCTCTGGTATGGAGTTTGAGACGGCGACCGCCCGCCAGTTTACCCAGGCGCCGGGCGCTTATGGTACCTATGTTGATGATATGATTGAGGACTCGGCATGGGAATCAGAAAATGATCTTGATGACCTCTTTATCCGTCGCAACAGTAGTGCTTACGGTGGAGGCAGGAAAGGGGAGAATGAGTCGGCTATTCTGCAGAAATTGCTCGGTTCGGTTGACCGGGTTGTGCACCAGGTTGACTCTACCGAATTTGGTATCTCCGATATCGATCATTACTTCTCTTCTTCCGGTTCCCTGCAGCTTGCCGCTCGCCGCCGCAATACGAAACCAGGTGATGTCAAGCTCAACTACGTAGAATCGTTTACCTCCGACATCAAGGTTGATGATGCTGAAAAATCGCTCCGTATTGAGTACCGTTCAAAACTGCTCAACCCGAAGTGGTTTGAGGGAATGCTCAAGCATGGTCATAGCGGCGCTGGTGAAATCAGCAACCGCGTCACCTACATGCTTGGCTGGGATGCCGTAACCAAGAGCGTTGATGACTGGGTCTACAAAAAAACAGCCGAAACCTATGCGCTCGACCCTGAAATGAGGGAGCGGCTTGCAACGCTTAATCCGCAGGCGATCAAAAACATTGTCGGGCGAATGCTTGAAGCGCATGGTCGTGGCATGTGGAAAGCCGACCAGAACATGATTGATGAGTTGCAGGAGATCTACGCCGATCTCGAGGACCGCCTGGAAGGCCTGACCGACGACGAGTAA